Sequence from the Theropithecus gelada isolate Dixy chromosome 20, Tgel_1.0, whole genome shotgun sequence genome:
AATGAGATTCAGTCTTGATTATTTCATCAGACAGAAAACACCACCCTGCCAACTACTTTTTTCAAAGCCCCTTTCAAGGACCTGTTTCTCAGGCTGTAGATGAAAGGGTTTAGCATGGGGGTCACCACTGTATACAACACGGTAGCTATAGTGTCTTTCTCAGCTGAGTGGGAGGACAAAGGATTAAAATACACAGCAATGATGGTGCCATAGAAGAGGAAAACCACAGCCAGGTGAGAGCCACAGGTGGAGAAGGCTTTCCACTTTCCCTTTGTGGATGGGACCCTCAGGACAGCGCAGGTGATGTGCATATAGGAAGCCAGGATGCAAAGAAATGGGGTGATCATGACCAGGGCACCCTCACTAAGGATTATGACCTCATTGAGGTGTGTGTTCGAGCAGGAGAGTTTCAGGAGGGGAGTCACATCGCAGAAGAAGTGAGGGATGGCATTGTTTGCACAGAATGAGAGTCGAGCCATCAGCAGGGTGTGAAGAAGGACATTCAGGTTGGCAACCACCCACAATCCAGCAACCATCAGGGCACAGAGCTGATGGGTCATCTTTGCTGTGTAATGTAAGGGGTGGCACACAGCGACAAAGCGGTCATAGGCCATCACAGCCAGGAGGAAATTGTCCATGTCCACAAACATGAAAACGAAATACATCTGCGTGAGACAGCCAGAGAAGGAGATGGTCTGAGTCCCGAGTATGTGATTGGCCAGCATCTTGGGGATGGTGG
This genomic interval carries:
- the LOC112614536 gene encoding olfactory receptor 1F1, which produces MSRTNQSSISEFLLLGLSRQPQQQHLLFVLFLSMYLATILGNLLIILAVSTDSCLHTPMYFFLSNLSFVDVCFSSTTIPKMLANHILGTQTISFSGCLTQMYFVFMFVDMDNFLLAVMAYDRFVAVCHPLHYTAKMTHQLCALMVAGLWVVANLNVLLHTLLMARLSFCANNAIPHFFCDVTPLLKLSCSNTHLNEVIILSEGALVMITPFLCILASYMHITCAVLRVPSTKGKWKAFSTCGSHLAVVFLFYGTIIAVYFNPLSSHSAEKDTIATVLYTVVTPMLNPFIYSLRNRSLKGALKKVVGRVVFSV